Below is a window of Ornithodoros turicata isolate Travis chromosome 7, ASM3712646v1, whole genome shotgun sequence DNA.
tcaggctctagttataagTAGAGTTCCGTGTTTTTGGCATTTGCCGAAACATGCCAAAAACCACCTGCCtaatattaaatgaagaaaaatagcatacgctctttggctgcacgttgaacatatgtttataagtcccaaacgtcgccacaccagcattggacagctgtttcggccttattgggccttcatcagcaatgcgtaggtgggcgacgtttgagcgagtggcgtcagaaggtcacgtggaacgtgatgtcctcccgtcagggtgagtgactcacctctgaaagcccaatgcgaagccagtaaagtattaaatgaagaaaaatagcatacgctctttggctgcacgttgaacatatgtttataagtcccaaacgtcgccacaccagcattggacagctgtttcggccttattgggccttcatcagcaatgcgtaggtgggcgacgtttgagcgagtggcgtcagaaggtcacgtggaacgtgatgtcctcccgtcagggtgagtgactcacctctgaaagcccaatgcgaagccagtaaagtattaaatgaagaaaaatagcatacgctctttggctgcacgttgaacatatgtttataagtcccaaacgtcgccacaccagcactggacagctgtttcggccttattgggccttcatcagcaatgcgtaggtgggcgacgtttgagcgagtggcgtcagaaggtcacgtggaacgtgatgtcctcccgtcagggtgagtgactcacctctgaaagcccaatgcgaagccagtaaagtattaaatgaagaaaaatagcatacgctctttggctgcacgttgaacatatgtttataagtctaTTGTCTTGGAAATtcagcatgttccaaaaaactCCGAATTATACTTTTGCATATGGTGCTAGATGCCAGAAATGCCGGTACCCAAATGCCTGTTAGTTCCTCCGGGGCATCACCTTCCTTACTTTTCCTTCACCACGTGTCCAGGTGGAATGCAATGAATTAGGAATCTAGCTTTACTCAGCATCTCCTATTCGTTGTATTGGAGATTAGATGCTTGTACGCATTTTTTGTTAAAGATACGCATGCTATAGTTTGATAAAAAGCTGCTAATAGTGGTGTGCGTGTGCGATAACCATCTGTCATTGGTGTTGCACTTTGCCATGGCACACATACAAACAACTTGTCGCTGTAATGCAAAGCTAGTGTATCCCTACTTTGGAAATATTTCACATCCGTTTTGTCTGTGGTGCGTTCCTTCTAGGGGCTTCTTGGATGTACGACGAAGTCAGCTGCGACGTACCGCCTACCCCGTGAAGTCTGACCCCGTTTACACATACCTGCACAACTGGCAAATGTACATGCACAGGGCAAAGAATCCAAAATGGAGAACCACTGACAGAGCCCAGATCTTCACTGAGGTACTGTGACCTCCCCTATGAAAGTGTATGAAAGGTATGAAGGGTACGAAAGAAAGGGTATGAAAAAAGGGAGATTTTCTTTGCCCTATTTTTTAAGTCTTGCATCGCAAGATAAATTAGGGTCATACACAACCAGACTtatgcgtaacgcgttactagtaattgcattacttgtaatcaattacttttttgagtaatttttcgagtaatcagttactttttggagtaatcgattactcagtaactgattacttttccggcagagattaacttatttttcagatgttctgccccaagtcaagcacctcgtgccgtcagcctttaTTGGATCATTCTACTATAGCAAGTACAGGTCATTGTactaacgttctggaatttcagggtctctctccctaatctttTCCTACACCAGTATGGTGGTACCTGAAGGTTcagaggtttagtgagtcatggggaggttccaggcaatgttcttccacaatcgggtcaacatCTTCCCGgacgataaatacagtagacgtacagatctacctgtCCTAAGTGTTtatgtttttcgtgttatttcagttgTTCCGCTATTGAACCTTTCTTtctgtcctttctttttttctggggcACACAAAGACAGGTATAATTtgtgtgaatgcagagtaacgaccggagtaacgcgttacttttttactcgttactcaattacatttggagtcgagtaattggtaatggtaatcaattactttttgcgcATAAGTAAcagtaatggtaatcaattacttttttcgagtaacgggcacaagtctgtatACAACCATCAACAGCATGTGTCGTGGCAGTCTGAACATGTTGCCACCCAAGAGTTTAACCAGCTGAGCATTCATTTCGTTTTAGAAGCACGAAAGGTACCtcaaacatacagggtgtttcaccgaaTGTGAAATAAAAAATCGTGCACATTGGATTTACCCCATTGCATTGTAAAATACATTCGCTACTGCTTtggtagctgaaaaaaaatgaaatgaaacactCCAAAAACATTGTTGTGTGGTTTGCAAATTGTCGGCTGAGCTGAGGGAGGGGGTGCGACCCCCCttgccccctctcggtacgcccatgatgGTGAGGGAGGAAGGCAACCGGTCGACCAATCTGTGCATCGTAACTACCCATTCGCATTTGTACCTGCCGCCGTTGTACCCTTGGCGGCTGTGGGCAAATACGGCCGCAAAAAGAATGTGCGTGTCCCACTGTTGGGCAGAAGACGTGACGTCGCAGACTGGCAGCTGGTGGAAACAGCTTTTCCGACTTGTGCTgttgaaagctctcttgcaGACCAGGATTGCGCCTTACACTCATACTTCTTGTGCAAATATTTATCCCAGGGAAGGTCGTGGCTTTGTGGCATATATGTGATCGTACGGAGAATGAATGATTTGAGAAGCAGCTGTTTGGGGATCAGTAGGTGTGCACAAGGCTTGAGCTTGTATTTGAGGTCTGAGATGCATAAAAAGGTTCCAGACGACGCTGTGTAGGAGTTTTTTGGAGCGTTCAACCTTCATGCGTGGGAGTGCTCTATGACATGGGACAGTGGTAACCGTGGCCGAGGTTACGTCTAGCAGAGTACTGTCAGGCTTGGGAGCAAGCCTTAGGAGCCAGCATTTTTTTCTTGGGTGGATACTTACGTATTGGGTGTGCGGACATTTCGTGCCTCCCCTGTCGGAAGTGCGTCCCTGAAGTGGAGAGCAGGATCACATGCTTGATTGCTGCTTTGGCAGCGTATCTCCTGCAGTTTTCTTTCGCTGACCTTCACTTCTAGCTTCGTATACGAGCCCTTAGATTTTGTAATTTCTCGTGCGATATATCAGCTCGTTTGATACCAAATTAAGTTTTCTGAGACTACATACAAGCTTCGGATTTTAAAAGACCACGTAGTCCAACGCCGTCATTCGCATCATATGGCGCAATGGAGATTTCAGAATTCTGTATCTTCCATGAACGCAAACTGTAGTTCCTGGTGAAATCCTTGTCAACAACGTATGTCTCGCATTTATAGTGACATGACCACAATTTACTGTGTGCTTTGTGGTTGTTAGCTTCTAAAAATCACAGTGCATGTTGAGAATCTCTCTGCATACTAGAAAATAAAAAGTTTTAGCTTAAGTAGCAAACTAGTCAGCTCAAAAAGGTATGCACTGTTGTGATTTAATGTGTGTCAGTTAATTGTGAATTTTGTCTGCATTGTCACAGAACCATAACGCTTGCTGTTTATAGTTAATTACCGGTCAATTATTTGTCGCTCAACTCCTGGATACGCCGTTTTATTTTGCATATATAGATTTTTAAAATGTTAAGTGCAACACAGTATACTAAATTTCAGGGTTGATGGTTGAAAATGCATTTTTCTTGGTTGCACTTAGACATAACCTAATAAAAATACATGTTGAACATCAGAGCAAGCTCATCGTGTGCTTGCCACAGAATATTTGTTCCGCAAAAGCAGTACAGGAGTGAACACTGACCTACACATTGTGCAGCCATTCGAATTAGACGAAGTACAGATATCGCAAGAAGGAAAACAGAAGCAGTCTCCCACAACCGCACCGCAGGTTTAAATTAACCGACAAGTGATCATTATTAATCGATCATTACTAAGAGTCTCATGGGCATGCCTACTATTAGCACGTAAATTGTTTCTTAGCTTTCTTTCAGTCTTTTCATTCTTCATCCTTTCACTATTGTCTTTGCCATCTCACGAACCTATTCACAGCTCAAGCTGCATGGATGAACCAGTCATGAGGCAGGCTCGTTGAGTAGTAAAAGCTGCTTATTAGGGCAAGAAAATTTTAAAATATGCAACACCAGGCAACAAGcagaataagaaagaacaagGCTAAATGCGCGAGCTGTGCATCCAGCTAGCATATGCCGAAGCAGGCAGGAGTCACATGATCCTACTTTCTCTGCGGAAACGACGGCAGCACCCCTCTCTCCAGTGGTACAGCTCACGCCCAGTATGCTTCTTGACCTGCAATCTCACCTATACAGAGTAGAcctttttacaaaagcaagcgccacctgtgctacgcaagggctcatgggaacttctaGCGCCTTAGAGTATTACGAGACGACCAGAGACGTAGGTAgatgaagaacaacaacattcccggggTGCGCAGCAGCACCATCAGCCGGTGTGAACCacaaccgaagcagacgacggagcagtgtcgcTCAAatttcccatgctgctttgcgccacaCGCTTAGTGGCGCATGCATCTTTCTAAAATCCTCTATTCCTTGAGAAATCGGTAGATTACTCTTTGTCGAAGTGCAAATTCCTTCCAACTGAGTGTAGTAAGAGATGCATGTGCGACTCCTCCTTTGTGTAAAAGATGCTAATGAATGCAACACTCTGCATTACAGGTAGTAGCTACATGTGCGGAGAAGGATTTTCCACAACCAGCCCATGACCTGGAGCCAAACTTTGGGGAGCTCTACCACTACTTGGCAGATGTAATGCAAGGTCAGGTTCCTGCAGAGCTCTCTTTGGCCGATAGGTGTGTGCTGACGCACCTCATGAGATCGGTTGCAGACACTGTGAAGCAGATGGACCTAGAGGCAGAGAAGCATGCTTTGCAATGTGCCGTTACTCATGTTGAGGTAAGCATGTCGCATTGTCTTCGTGTATGAGCTTTCTCGGGTCTTCATATCACTTAGACATTCATGAATACATGCATTTTTTGATGACTGAATAAGGCTACGACAGCAAATTGTATGGCATTGTTACTGCGCTGATTGTTTCAATATTATGGGGGTTCGGGGGGGCTGTTATGTTATAACATGGCAGAGTGCCATTATGGCACCGAATTGAGTGTGGGTAAGTGTCCCAAACCAACTGACAGCTTCACTTATTATGTGGCGGCTGTATTTACGGTTGAGACATTGGGTGTAGGACTGTCAAGGGAAAAGGAATATATTTGTCTGCTTCAGTCCAATCCAATCTAATATTTTGATAGTCACACTTAGTCTCGTTGAAGTTACTTTCACTGTGCCTATAAGGGTATATTTGAATTAACAGCTTCAGAGTTACTGTTTCAGAATATCAGCGTATTGGGTAAATCAACAGCAAATGCACAAGTCACGGCAGAGTCCTCCAAGGATGCGGGTAACAGTGACGAAGTTGATCCGTCTCCTAAAACTAAACCAGCCCTGACAGTAATGGCAGAGGATGACCTCAGCCGTAGGAGTGAGTCATTTCATGGCCAGCCCCGATTTCCACCTTGGAAGACTAGAGTGAACAATGTTAGTGCTACGTGGAACCCTCTCCAGATTGCTCCTGATGTGTTGCACCAGGAGCATGCACACATCACAAGTATGTGGTTTAACTAGTGATGGTCTCCACAGAGCTAGTATGCCAGAAGTCCTTCCACGGTACCGAACATTAATAAAATGTGATAGATTGCAGTCTCCACAGACAACGGCGCCTAAGTTACACATGGTATTGTACTGTTTAAAACGACTCGGGCAGCCTCGCACTAAACGTTAAACTCAGACACATAACATTTCTTTGTTCTTATATGCTATgaaagtaggtcagcctttcgcgcagtccctcagcttttcccCTCGTGCACTTAGAACGTTCTCACTGAATCATTCCCAAATAAGGGcccacaacaacagctgcacaTGAGGACCACGTGCTGTGGGCCACCATACTGTTGTGGGCCGTCTGCGAACACCCCCTTAtgctgctttctgagtggacagatGCGTTGTCCCATGCTTTCTTcagccttttctttctctcatgcgcagagacataCTGTCTTAGCGTATACAGAAGAGGTGGAGAAATAGACTTGCCTATGACGAACCTCACTATATTGTACAGTGTATCTGTATCTGTACATGCTGGTAAGGTTCTCAAGTTGAATGCGTATGCCATCCTGTAGCTTATGGAACGTTCACAGTGTTTGTCACAGTTTGTTCACCTAtaaataggcgatttcagatattgcccttgtgctctgcacgggggccctccgtcgcccaagtcacgcgcatcacgcaatgcgtcgtgggaaatggtttacattcgtgctcgtctgcctgctgctcgaaggtgcgggaggtgaatGAGAGAGAAAACAGAAACCGTTTGcgttcttcttctctctgactcatgaaaactaaatcccaaggtgcagcggggctttcgcaacacggcgctctctggtgggccattcatgcaatttctgaaatcgtctattacgCCTGCTAGACTTCGCATTGATGTCTTGATCGACTTCTGTCCCAATTTGACGAAATAAAAAGTTTTGGGAccttttgtgctactagggaggTTACAACCTCAGCACCCACTCCGGGGCGCAAGGACTTCGGATAAATGTGGTGGGGACGTTACTTGCTGATTCTGACCTATAGTGTGGCCGATGCCGATGAGGCCTATTCTTCCGCCCACCTATTGATCTCCTACCCTCTTCGATGCATCGTGAAGCGATCACTTTCTGATAGAGCTGGGTTACGCAGACTTAATTGCAGGATCGAACCAGCAAAACGAACATAATGAATGAACATCGTTACTATGAAGACGAAGCGTAAAGAAATGTACGAAGATAGGTAAAGGGAATTAATGGGCAACACTAAGTGATTTACGTCCCTCGGCCTTGTCTTGGAGTTCCTCAGTGTATGACGTCACTAAGCTCGGCAAAGGAAGGGATGATGTGCCTATACTATGTTGCTCCCGTAGTCACGGATTGACCATCCCTTTGCATGGTGTGCGCTATAACGCATGCATAACCGCACGATGCGTTTCTCCAGCGGTCGGCCGTAACGATGGTCGAGCGGTGATGAGCAGAGTGTATGAGCTATCGCAGGCTTTGTGAGTGCAACAACAAATGGCTCAGTGAGTGCTTATATTGCTGCAGTATCTTGTTCGTTATAATATGTTATCACGCAAAGGCACCCTGGTTTGAGACTTTTTCACTTTTAATAAAAGTGTTTATCGAGTCACGTAGAGTTTCTTTCCTTGAGAGAGTATAGAAACGTTCGCATGGGACGCTTGCCGCTGAGAAAAGCTCGGCGCTTTGCCACTCATAAAACTCCTCATTTACCTCAGGTTCCACGGAGGTACCGGGTCCTGCTGACGCACAAACTTTGCTTTGCGGTTGGCATGCTTTGCAACCGTGCGGCCGTAGTGGCCATGTACATGTGAGATAGGTTCAACACTTTACCTCCAGACATCTTTGGTGACCGTGGAGAAGTGGCTGAGGTGTGCGCGGTGCAATTTGAGAGCGGACTCGTCGGCGTGGCTGCCTCCGTTGCCCCCCACCGCAACAGTGCTACGAGTTATAACGTACCTCACCTACGCCTTAGCAGTCCACATGCCATCGCCATCCGCTAATGCCATCGCTGTCTGGGACGCATCGACACAAAGACCATCAACTTCGTCACTGGTCTACATGAACAGGGGTCGTAACAACCTCAAGAAAGACCTCCATTGATGACCTTCCAAACCAGGGACCAGACCTTCCAGAAAAAGGTCTTCCAAAACCGAGACCTCGTCAAGAACCCACATCACCGCACACATCACCACTCACATCgcagatcacaaggcagtactcaTTGCTGTCAAGTGGCTGTGCATACATCAGCAATAAAAATCTGAACATTCACCCACAACAGCCATCGCTGAAATGTGTGTTAGACAACCGTAACCATCTCGTGATTATCCCGTGATTTTAAAGAAATATGGAATGGCTTTCATCAAGGATTGTTTGGGCCCCCTAACGGGCACCTTGGATGAAAGACGTTCCACATAGATGAAGCACTCCAGAAAGATGTCTTTCAGTGGCTACAACAGCAGCCCACATCTTTCTATGGAAAAGGCATCAAAGTGGTGCCACAGTGATGGCAACTGTGTCCAGATGTGCACAGTGAAGACTTTGAGAAACTGACAGTTCTGTGCTTCACAACTTTTCCATTGTATGTAAAAGTCTTGGTCAACCTTGACCAACCCTTGTGCAACCGAAGGGGGCTATCTGACTGGACTGCAGTACATTGCTGTGATATGGTGTTACTAGAAGATGGTGTTGGCCTGCCACAATTGGCTTGGTGAAGCTCTGATGAGCATCTGTCTGATGCCCTAGTCTGGATCAGTGGCGGATCACGGGCGCAGTTGTAATTACGCTTCCCCCTCTTCCCTCGTCCACTTCGCGCTTCAAGAAAGAACTCTCAAGCAACTGGTCTGGATACCCCCTGCCCGTGACCTGGATGCGGGACCAACCCGCGTAGCTCAATGGGTAGCGTGCTCaagccacgtcgagactgggaggtatccgggttcgaatcccggtgccggctgtgctgtctggggtttttcctcggacatatgtcggcacagttcccttagaagtcggcccaggacgcactttcccgcgggccgagccgggctcgttattggctgtgtgctccgggccgggcc
It encodes the following:
- the LOC135401003 gene encoding uncharacterized protein LOC135401003 isoform X2 — protein: MDRWSGNTWVTCGHLGCRCRCGRCGCLAAWPGCQTGQTAEAIVGLSAVSGAVRLKHRKTLIMRPKDIVVRQPAVADGTLVWAIDEKERLLTALKKHGTADLERLAAEVGTRDAVAVKGFLDVRRSQLRRTAYPVKSDPVYTYLHNWQMYMHRAKNPKWRTTDRAQIFTEVVATCAEKDFPQPAHDLEPNFGELYHYLADVMQDTVKQMDLEAEKHALQCAVTHVENISVLGKSTANAQVTAESSKDAGNSDEVDPSPKTKPALTVMAEDDLSRRSESFHGQPRFPPWKTRVNNVSATWNPLQIAPDVLHQEHAHITSMWFN
- the LOC135401003 gene encoding uncharacterized protein LOC135401003 isoform X1, producing MDRWSGNTWVTCGHLGCRCRCGRCGCLAAWPGCQTGQTAEAIVGLSAVSGAVRLKHRKTLIMRPKDIVVRQPAVADGTLVWAIDEKERLLTALKKHGTADLERLAAEVGTRDAVAVKGFLDVRRSQLRRTAYPVKSDPVYTYLHNWQMYMHRAKNPKWRTTDRAQIFTEVVATCAEKDFPQPAHDLEPNFGELYHYLADVMQGQVPAELSLADRCVLTHLMRSVADTVKQMDLEAEKHALQCAVTHVENISVLGKSTANAQVTAESSKDAGNSDEVDPSPKTKPALTVMAEDDLSRRSESFHGQPRFPPWKTRVNNVSATWNPLQIAPDVLHQEHAHITSMWFN